The Candidatus Manganitrophus noduliformans genome segment GACGGCCCGGTACGATCGATCGTGGCCCCCGGAGGCGACGGAAGCCTCGGGGTCTTGGTCGATCATGCCCCGCTCATCACCACCCTCCAGACAGGCCGGCTTTCGATGACATCGTCCGAAGGAAAAGTGCAGTCCTTCCTCATCGGTCCCGGCTTCCTCGATATCCTCAAAAACGAGGTCGTTCTCCTGACCGAATCCGCCAAGGCGGACCATCCGACAAATTTGTCTTAAAAAAACCTTGACAACCGAATGACGTAAGTGATATAGTCGGGCCGGTTTTTTTAAATCTATTGCCAGTATATTTCCGCCTAAGTATATTCAAACTACTCATCAAATCTGATTGAAAGGGGGTGACGGGGTTACCAAGGCATCACTCTATTTGCTTGTTCGTTAATATCTCTACATCTCTGTTCGGTTGTGAATCTGTTTAGTTCTACTCTGGTTAATTCGGAAAAGGAGGTTACGAATGAAGAAGTTATGGGTCATGGCCTTAGGAACTGCGTTTCTTCTACAGACCGCGGCACTCTATGCAGCGGATGTCAAATTCGAAGGAGATTTCCGCGTCCGCGGGATTTATGCCGACGACCTTGACGCCAACGAGGATGTCAACGATCAACAGGCATTTGCCGACGGACGTTTTAGATTGAGAACCACCGCGACCGCGGGAATTACCTCCGGGGTTGTGGTCCTTGATTTCACCAGTTCTTTCAGCGATCCAAGACAAACGGGAGCCGGCGGGGCAGTCGACTGTTCAGCCACCGGTTGCACGACCGGAAACTATCGCTTCGGCTCGGCCAACTTCGGCGGAAGCTACAACATCGTCGGTGTCCGGGAAGCCTACCTCAAACTCGATCTCAACATGGTCAAGCTCGCCTTCGGCCGTAAGCCATTCCGACTTGGCCACAGCCTCATCTTGGATGATACGATGGATGCGATCGTCGGAAAATTCATGGTCGGCGGGTTCGAAGTAATGTTGGCGAATGGAAAATTGCTCGATACCAATTCGACGGTTGCCCCTGGAGGTGGATTAACGGGTAGCGATACCGATCTTTACATTGCGAAGACCGGCTTCAATCATGGCGATATGCACAATATCGGCCTCTTCGCGACCTATCTCAAAGATCGCGGACCTGCTTTCTTGCCTGCAGCTGCGGCACCTGATAAAACCGAGCTTTGGGTTTTGGGTGTGACGGCCGATGGAAAGTTCGGTGCGATCAACCTGGGCGCGGAAGTTGACTTCCTGACCGGGAGCCAGGATGTGACTACGGGAGATTCTGTCGATCTGGCCGGTTTGAATGTTTTGATCGGATTAGGGTTCGATGTGGGTGCTGTTGATGTCGGCGTTGCCGCTCTTTACACCACTGGGGACGATGGGACCGATGCCGGCGAGAGAAATGTCAACGGCATCTCAGGGAATTTTGTTCTCGGAAACATCTTAATTAATGATAACATTCTCAGCGACCGAGAAGGACAGTGCGCCAGCGTCGGTGGGGCCCGGATCGGTTCCGGTGGCTCTTCCTGTTTCGCCGGATTGGGTGTTACCGGAATTAAGGTCTCTGCCGGTCTTGAAGGGGTTCCTTTCGGCAAAACCTGCCATACCGAATTGGCCGCCATCTGGGCACAGACCACCGAGGATCCGATTGGACCGGGTGGGGCGGGTGACAGCGACCTTGGGATCGAGATCGACCTGAACCACAAACACAAGCTGGATGACAATGTCGCCGTTGCAGTGAACCTGGGCTATCTTCTCTCCGGAGATGCCTGGCAGACCCTCACCGGCGGTGATGACAACCAGCTCAAAGGGATCATTGCCCTCAACTACATGTTCTAACTTTCCTTAAGTTACACCGAATGAAAAGCCCTCCGGTTCTCAGCCGGAGGGCTTTTTTATTGCTCGTTCAGGAAACAGGGCGCTATTCCTTGCCGCGGAAGTTTGATAAAATGAGGCCTGGATCGGCGGCATCTTCAGCCTGGAATAAAGAAGAAAGAACAGATGGAACTAAAGCAAAAAATCGAATCGCTTCCCCATACCCCGGGCGTTTACCTTATGAAGGGAAAAAAGGGGGAGGTCCTCTACGTCGGCAAGGCGAAAGAGCTGGCGAGCCGTGTGCGGAGCTATTTTCGTCCCAATGCCGATGTGACCCCGAAGATCCGATCGATGGTCTCGCAGGTGGCCGACCTGGAATATATCGTCACCGTCAGTAACCTCGAGGCGCTGATTCTGGAGAGCAACCTCATCAAGAAACATCGCCCGAAGTACAATGTCGTTCTGCGGGACGATAAAAATTACCCCCTCCTTCGCCTCTCGATGAAGGACGATTACCCGCGGCTTGAGATCGTCCGCCGGGTGAAGCGGGACGGCGCGCTTTACTTCGGCCCGTATGTCCCGACCGGAGGGCTTTATGAAATGCTCCGGCTGCTGAGGAAGATCTTCCCCCTTCCGAACTGCACGATCGACATCGACGGTAACGCCGAGCGGGCCTGCATCGAATTCGAGATTAAAAGATGCCTGGCCCCCTGCACCGGAAATCAATCGAAGGAAGATTACCGCCAGATGATCCAGCAGGTCCGCCTCTTCCTCGAAGGAAAGGACAAGGTCCTCCTCACGGCGATGCGGGCGCTGATGGAGAAGAAGGCGGGCGAGCTCAACTTTGAGGCGGCGGCCCGGCTTCGCGATCAGATCGCCAAGATCGAGCGGGCGTTGGAGCAGCAACGGGTCACCTCCACGCAGATCGAGGATCACGACGTAATCGCCTTGGCGCGGGAAGGGGAGGCGGCCGACCTTCAGATCCTTTTCATCCGGGGCGGGATGATGGTCGGTCGAAAAGACTTCTTCTTCGAAAATGTCGGGGAAACGCTCGATGAGGAGCTCTGCGCCACCTTCATTCAGCAGTTCTACAATAAGGAAGGGCTGATTCCGAGGGAGATCTTTCTTCCGATTCCGCTGACGGAAGCCTCCGTTCTGGAAGAGTGGCTCTCGGAGCGGCGCGGCGGGCCGGTTCATCTTGTTTTCCCCTCGCGCGGGAGAAGGGCCCATCTGCTCGATTTGGCCCTGGAGAATGCGCGCGCCTCCCTGACGAACCACGTTCAGATTCGCGAGGGGGGAGAGGCGACGCTGGAGAAACTGAAAGATCTCTTGCAACTCTCCCGTCTTCCCCGCCGGATCGAGGGATACGACATCTCCAATATCATGGGGACCAGCGCGGTCGGTTCGATGGTGGTTTTCGAAGAGGCCAAGGCGAAGAAATCGGATTACCGCCACTTCCGGATCAAAACGATCGAGGGGGCGAACGACTTCGGGATGATGGCGGAGGTTCTGACGCGGAGATTAAATTTGTTGAAAGAGAAGGGGGAGGCGCCTCCAGACCTCTTCCTGATCGACGGCGGGAAGGGTCAGATCTCGGCGGTGCGGGAGGTGATGGAGAAATTCGATCTCGGATCGGTCGATCTGATCGGGTTGGCGAAGGAGAGGGAAGATCGATGGGAGCGGGTCTATCTGCCCGATCTTTCAGATCCGATCGCGCTTCCGGTCGGCTCCCCGGCAACCCATCTGCTTCAGCAGATCCGCGATGAAGCGCACCGCTTTGCGGTCTCCTATCATCGGAAGATTCGGGACAAGAAGATGTTGGAGTCGCCGCTGCAGGAAATCGAGGGGATCGGGAAGACCCGGCGGCTGGCGCTGCTGAAGCATTTTGGAAGTGTCTCAAAGATTCGCGAGGCCAGTCTGGAGGAGCTCGAAGCGGCCCCCTCCATGAACAAGGCGGTCGCCCGAAAAGTGTTTGAGTCGCTTCATTCCTAATTGCCCTTCCACATTGACACTTTGCGTTCAATTATGCTAAAAATACGCAGATTATTTAAATGTCTATACAATTGGAGAAGCCATGTCCGGACATTCTAAATGGGCGACGACCAAACATAAAAAGGCGGCGGCCGACTCGAAGCGGGGGAAAATTTTCACCAAGATTATCCGCGAGATCACCGTTGCGGCGAAGATGGGTGGGGGTGACCCCGAAGGGAATCCCCGTCTTCGAACGGCGATCCTGAAGGCCAAAGAAAACAACATGCCGGCCGATAACATCAAGAAGGCGGTTCAAAAGGGGACCGGCGAGCTTCCAGGTGTCACGTATGAGGAGATGACTTACGAGGGTTACGGGCCGGGCGGGGTGGCGATCATCATCCAGATCATGTCGGACAACAAGAACCGGACCGTTTCCGAAATCCGCCACCTCCTCTCCAAGAGCGGCGGCAACATGGGAGAGTCGGGCTCCGTCGCCTGGATGTTTCAGAAGAAGGGGTATCTGTCGATCGAGAAGCAGAAGGCCGACGAGGAGAAGTTGATGTCGGTGGCGCTCGATGCGGGGGCGGAAGATATCCGCTCGGACGATCCGACCCTTTTTGAAGTGATCACCGCCCCGGCCGATTTCGAAAAAGTCAAAAAGGCGATGACCGACGCCGGTCTTGCCCCGTCTTATGCCGAGGTGACCTTTCTCCCGCAGACCTATATCCGGCTCGATGGGAAAGAGGCGGAGCAGATGCTCCGGTTGATGGAAGCGCTCGAAGATCACGACGATGTTCAGAACGTCTACGCGAACTTCGATATCCCCGATGAGGTGATGGCGAAGGTGGCCGGGTAATTTAACCCAATATGCCGATTTTAGGAATCGATCCGGGAATGGGTGTCACAGGGTATGCGATCCTGGAAGAAGCCCCCGCAGGCCGTCTGATCTTGAAAGGATCGGGCGAGGTCCGGACGATTTCAAAACACCCCTTTCCGAAACGACTCAAACATCTCTTCGACGACCTCCTGCAGGTGATTCAGAAAGAGCTTCCGACCGCCGTCGCCATCGAAGATACCTTTCTCGCCAAAAATTTCAAGTCGGCCCTCAAGCTCGGACAGGCCCGCGGGGCGGCGCTGCTGGCGGCCGAGTTCCATCAGATCCCGGTCTTTGAATACACGCCGACGGCGGTGAAGATGGCGGTGGTCGGTTATGGGGGAGCGACCAAGGATCAAATCCAGCAGATGGTCGGCCGGCTGCTCCAACTTCCGAGCCTCCTGACCTCGGAGCATGCCGCCGATGCCGCCGCGGTTGCGATTTGCCACATCCACTCCGCCCAATTTCAAGCGAAGGTCGGAGCGGCCGAGAAGAGATCGGACGAATTCACGCGATATTAAATGCGGTTGAAAGATGATTGCATTCCTCACCGGAACGATCCTTGAGAAAACCCCCAGCACTCTGATCGTGGAGGTGCATGGGATCGGATACCAGATCTTTATCCCGCTGAATACTTTTTATCGACTCCCCGAGGTGAAGGAGAGTGTCTCGCTTCACGTCCACACGCATGTTCGGGAAGATGCCCTTCAACTCTACGGGTTTCTCTCGCCGCTCGAAAAGGAACTCTTTCTGCTTCTTTTGGGGATCTCCGGCGTCGGACCGAAGGTGGCCCTGGGAATCCTCTCCGGGATGGAGTTGACCGAATTGGTTCAGGCCTTGCGGGACGGAAACGTCGACCGGCTCCGGGCCATCCCGGGGGTCGGGCCGAAGACGGCCGGGCGGCTGGTCCTGGAGTTGAGAGAGAAGGTCAACGCCCTGAGTCTGGCGGGCCTTCAAACCCCGGTCTCGGCCGGTTCGGAATTGGATAAAACCAAAGAGGACGCCCTCTCGGCATTGGTCAACTTGGGTTATCATCGAACCGAAGCGAAGCGGACCGTCGATAAAATCGCCGAAGAAACTGGCGATTCCGAGTCGGTGGAGGGGCTGATCAAAAAAGCGCTGAAGAAATTGGCAAAGGTGGGTTAGCGGGCCGGTCATGATGGATCGTATTTTATCGACGCAATTGAATGACGAAGAAAAGCGGATGGAGGCGAGCCTTCGACCCGCCTCGCTCGACGAATATGTCGGCCAGACGCGGATCAAGGAGAATCTCCGGATCTATATCGAGGCGGCGAAGAAGCGGGGCGATGTCCTCGACCATGTCATCTTCTACGGCCCTCCCGGTCTCGGCAAGACGACCCTGGCCAACATTATCGCGCGGGAATTGGGGGTCAATCTCAAGGCGACCTCCGGCCCGGCGGTGGAGCACCCCGGCGACCTGGCGGCGATCCTCAGCAACCTCTCCGAGGGGGATGTTTTCTTCATCGATGAAATCCACCGGCTCCACCCGGCGGTGGAAGAGGTCTTGTATCCCGCCATGGAGGATTTTCAGCTCGACCTGATCATCGGCCAGGGCCCCTCGGCCCGGACGCTGAAATTCAATCTGCCGAGATTTACGCTCATCGGCGCCACCACCCGCGCCGGTCTTCTCACCTCGCCGCTGCGCGAGCGATTCGGCGTCATCAGCCGTCTCGAATTCTACCGTCCCGAGGAGCTGGAGCAGATCGTCCTTCGCTCCGCCAAGTTGCTGAACATTGCGATTGAACAGACGGCCGCGTATGAAATTGCCGCCCGGACGCGGGGAACCCCCCGGATTGCCAACCGGATCTTGCGGCGGGTCCGCGATTTTGCCGAGGTGAAATCGGACGGCCGCATTCTCCTGGAGGTCGCCCGTCAGGCGCTGTCGCAGATGGAGATCGACTCCGCCGGATTCGACGCGATGGACCGAAAATATCTTCTCCTCATGATCGAGAAATTCGGCGGCGGGCCGGTCGGCGTCGAAACCTTGGCGACCGCCCTCGGTGAAGAGCGCGAGACGCTCGAAGATGTCTACGAGCCGTTCCTGATCCAAGGGGGATATCTCGACCGGACCGCCCGCGGACGAATGGCGACCGACCTGGCCTATCAACATTTCGGAGTGAAGCGCCCCGAGAACACTCAGCCGAGGCTTTGGTAAATGGAAAGAGGGACGATGTTTACAGTCGGTATTCTGACCATCAGCGACAAGGGCTCGGCCGGAAAACGGGAAGACGCCAGCGGCCTGCTTCTCCACCAACTGGTCGATCAGCTTCCGGGGAAGGTGACGGTTTACCAGGTCATCCCGGATGAGAAGGAGGCGATCCAAAACCAGCTGATCTCCTTTTCCGATCGATGGAAGGTCGATCTGGTCTTGACGACCGGAGGAACCGGCGTTTCTCCCCGCGATGTCACCCCGGAGGCGACGATGCAGGTCCTCGATCGCCTGATTCCCGGCATGGGGGAGATTATGCGCATGGAAGGATATCGAAAGAACCCCAAGGCGATCATCTCCCGCGGCATCGCCGGCGTCCGCAAGCAGACCCTCATCGTGAACCTCCCCGGCAGCCCCCGCGCCGTCCGGGAGAATTTTGAGATCCTCCTCCCGGCCCTCCCTCATGCCATTGAGAAAATGAAAGGGGACGAAGAAGACTGCGGAATCCCTCCGCGCAATGAGAGGGTCTAGTTTTCCAAATTCTCTTCTTTTCCTTCGATGGCTCTTGTAGTATACTCTCAAGGGATCGAGTCTTGCCGGTTTTCCCGGAATCGAGCATCCGAGGTCGCGTTTGGAAGAAGGGATCCTTTTTCGTCTGGCGTTTGATCAAGCCTCCGTCGGCATGGTGGTGCTGGCCATGGATCCGCTCGGTCAGTTTATCCAGGTCAATCCGGCATTCTGCCGGATGACCGGATATTCCCGGGAAGAGCTGTTGGCGCGCGATTTTCAAAGCATTACCGCCCCCCAAGACCTGGAAAAAAACCTCAAAGGGATACGCTCCCTTCTCGAACAGCCGATCCCGTCCCTGCAGATTGAAAAGCGCTACATCCGAAAAGACGGCCGTCCCTTTTGGGTCCGTCTGAATGCCTCTCTGCTTCGGGACGACCGGGCAAGGCCGACCTGCATCGTTGTCGAAGTGGAAGACATCGAAACCCATAAGAAAACGGAAGAGGCGTTGCGGGAGACCGACCAGACGCTCCGTCCGCTGATTCAGGCGTCTCCTCTGGCCATCGTGACCATCGACCTCGCGCTGAATGTGAAGATGTGGAACCCGGCGGCCGAACGCCTCTTCGGATGGCGCACCGAGGAGATCCTCGGCCGCCCCCTTCCGATTATCCCGCGGGAAAAGCAGGAGGAGTTTCAGCTTTACGTCGACCGTTTGGCGGGGGATGGACCGACGTTTGTGAATGCGCCCAAGCGGCGGGTCCGAAAAGACGGCACGGTGATCGACGTTCGGGTTTCGACCGCGCTCCTGCGCGATGCCGACGGCAAGGTCAACGGCATCATGGGAATCTTCACCGATATCACCGAGGAGAAGCGCCTGGAAGCGGAGCTTCGCCACGCTCAAAAGCTGGAGGGGATCGGTCAATTGGCCGGCGGGATCGCCCATGAGTTCAATAACCTCCTGACGGCGATCATCGGCAATATCGAATTGGCGCTGGGGGAGACCGTGTCGGGATCACGTCTGCGCGCCACCCTGTCCCGGGTCGATCAGGCGGCGCAACGGGCGGCGGTGCTCACGCAGCAGCTTTTGACCTTCAGCCGGCGATCGAGGATCGATTTGAAACCGCTCCATCTGCAGGTCGTGGCCGAGGAGGTGGTCTGTCTCCTCGGCCAGACGTTCGATCGGCGCATCCGTCTCCGCGTTGAATCGGCCGAGGGGGTCTGGCCGGTTTTTGCCGATGCAGGTCAGATGAACCAAATCTTGATGAATCTCTGCGTGAACGCGCGGGATGCCCTCCTGGAGCGGTTGGGGGAGACGGAGAACCCAAGAGAGCCGGCCGATTGGGAGCCCCGGATCGTCATCGGGATAGAAAATGCCCCTTGTGATGAAGACTTCTTTCGCGCTCACCCGGAGGTCAAACCGGGGGAGTATGTCTGTCTGTCGGTTTCCGACAACGGCATCGGGATCGACGATGCGATCCGGCACCGGATTTTCGAGCCCTTCTTCACCACGAAAGAGGTGGGGCGCGGCACCGGCCTGGGCTTGGCCGCTGTCTATGGGATTATCCGGCAGCATCTGGGGTGGATCGAGCTGCAGACCGTAAAGAGCGAGGGGACGGTTTTCAAAATCTATCTCCCTGCAGGACAGAATGCGCAGGTCCTCGATCCACAGGCGGGCCGGCCGAAGCGGGTCGCCGGCGGGGATGAAACGATCCTTTTTATCGACGACGAGGTGGCCATCCGACAATTGGCCAAGACGGTTTTGGAGCAGTATGGATACCGTGTCCTCCTGGCGGGAGACGGGGTCGAGGCGGTGGGGATTTTTCAGCGCGAGATTGATCGGGTTCACCTCGTCGTTCTCGATCTGATGATGCCGCGCCGGTCGGGAGAAGAGGTGTTCCGGGAATTGAGGGCCCTCGCCCCCGGCGTGAAGATCCTCATTTCAAGCGGCCACCCTCCGGCCGGCGGCGATTTGTCCGCGCTCGGCGGCCCTGCCGCCGGGTTCATCTCCAAACCTTACCATCCGGACGATCTGGCCCGGAAGGTGAGGGCTCTGCTCGACCGATCGGGCGGAAAAGGACCATCCGCTCACTGATTGAAGCCCGATATTCTGTTTTTCTTTCCCTCCCATCGGTTCAGATCATTTAAAAGATCATCCCTCCCGGGTCCGATTCGAATCTGGGACAACCTACAAAAGCGCTTGAAAAACCGGCTTAAATGGGCTATACTCCTAAAATTTCCCTGAATGGAGGTATCCTCGTTTGTCCGAAACAGATCCCCTGGTCCCGCTTCGTCGGAAGATCGACGAAATCGATGAGCGGATTCTTGCGCTTTTAAACGATCGGGCCCGCATCGTCCAAGATGTCGGAAAGATCAAAAAAAATCAGCAGGCCGATTTTTACGCCCCCTCCCGCGAGCAGGCGATCTACGATCGATTGACCCATCTCAATCCCGGGCCGTTTCCAAATGAGGCGCTCAAGAGCGTTTTCCGAGAAATCATCTCAGCCTCCCTCTCCCTTGAAGGGCCGATCAAGGTGGCCTACTTGGGGCCGCGGGCGACCTTTACGCACCTGGCTACCATGCAGCGCTTCGGTTTTTCGGCCACCGACATTCCGGTCAACAGCATCAAGGAGGTCTTCGATGAGGTCGAACGGGGGCGGGCCGATTTCGGCGTGGTGCCGATTGAGAATTCGACCGAGGGGGTTGTCAATCATACGCTCGACCTTTTCGTCGATTCCCCGCTGAAGATCTTCGGAGAAATCCTGCAAGAGGTCTCGCATCACCTCATGTCGAAGACCGGTCAGATCGGGGATCTCCGCCGGATCTACTCTCACTCGCACGCCATCGCGCAGTGTAAAAACTTTTTGGAGACGAACCTGCCGCGGATTCAGGTGACCGAGACCTCCAGCACCGCGCGGGCGGCCGAGCTGGCGCAGGAAGATCCGACCGCGGGGGCGATCGCTTCCGAGCTGGCGGCCAAGCTCTATAATCTGGTCGTCATCAAGCGGCGGATCGAGGACAACATCAATAATTTCACCCGGTTCCTGGTGGTCTCTCAGAAAGGGGCGCCGCGGAGCGGACGGGACAAAACCTCGGTGATGTTCTCGATCAAGGATCGGGTCGGCGCCCTCTATGAGATGCTCCGTCCTTTTTCCGCCCAACAGATCAACCTGACGAAGATCGAATCGCGGCCGTCGAAGAAGAAGGCGTGGGAGTATATCTTCTACATCGATATGATCGGCCATGTGGAAGATGAAATGATCCGGACCGCCATCGAAGAGCTCCGGGGCCAGGCGGTTTTCCTGAAGGTCCTCGGCTCCTATCCGATGGCGGAAGAGATGAAAAACGAGAAGAAATGATTAAAGTCAGCCCCGATATCGCCGGCATCATCCCTTATCCTCCCGGCAAGCCGATGGAGGAGCTCGAGCGGGAGCTCGGGATCAAAGGATCGATCAAGCTTGCGTCGAACGAGAATCCGCTCGGGCCTTCGCCGAAGGCGGTGGCGGCGATCCGAAAAGGGTTGGAGAAGATCCAGCGCTATCCCGACGGGGCCGGTTATTATCTCAGAGAAGCGTTGGCCGAAAAATGGAAGGTCGAGCCCTCGCAGGTGATCATCGGGAACGGCTCGAACGAGATCATCGAATTGCTTGTCCGAACGTTCATCCTGCCGGGGGATGAGGCGATCATGGCCGACCCGAGCTTCTCGCTTTATCCGTTGGTGGTTACCACCGGCCACGGCAAGCCGGTTCAGATCCCGCTGAAAGAGGGAAGGCACGACCTCGCCCAGATGGCGAAGGCGATCACCCCGAAGACGAAGCTGATTTTTGTCTGCAACCCGAACAACCCCACCGGAACGATGGTTGACAAAAGAGAGGTCGCCCGGTTTCTGCTGCGGGTTCCGAAGCGGATTTTGGTGATCTTCGACGAGGCCTATGCCGAATATGCCACCGATCCCGATTTTCCTCAGACGATCGATTCCCTCCGGGAAGGGGCGTCGGTGATTTTTCTTCGGACCTTTTCGAAGATTTACGGCCTCGCCGGTCTTCGGATCGGTTATGGGATCAGCCGGCCGGAGGTGATCGACTACATGAACCGGGTGCGGCAGCCGTTTAATACCAATCTGCCGGCGCAGCAGGGGGCGCTCGCGGCCCTTTCGGATGAGGCCCACGTCTCCAAGTCGCTTCGGATCAACCAGGAGGGAAAGGAGTTCCTCTGTCGGCAGTTTGATGAGATGGGACTTTCCTATTTCCGATCCGAGACGAATTTTATTTATTTTAATCTAAACGGCTCCGAGCCCGCACTCGGCAAGAAAGTCTTTACCGCGCTCCTCCACAAGGGGGTGATTATCCGGCATCTGGAGGGGCGCCATCTTCGGGTGACCATCGGCCTTCCGAAGGAGAATCGGCGATTCATTCAATCACTGAAAGAAGTTTTGTCTTTAAAGTAGTAAGGAGTTCAAAATGATCATCGTCTTAAAACCGAGCGCCACCGAGCGGGAGATTGGGCATATCGTCGCCAAGATCAAAGAGGCCGGCTTGAAATCGCACATCAGCAAGGGGGAGGAGCGGACGATCATCGGCGTTGTCGGTGATGAACGGGCTCTCCAGAGCCAGCCGCTCTTGGCCTTCCCCGGGGTCGAGGGGGTTCTGCCGATCCTGGCGCCGTACAAGCTGGTCAGCCGCGAGTTCAAGAAAGAAAACACGGTTCTCGATGTGCAGGGGATCCAGATCGGCGGAAAGCGGCTGGTGATGATGGCCGGCCCCTGCTCGGTCGAGAAGCAAGACCTCCTCTCCTCGATCGCCCAGGAGGTGAAGGAGGCGGGGGCGGTGATCCTGCGGGGCGGGGCCTTCAAGCCGAGGACCTCTCCGTATGCTTTCCAGGGATTAGGGGAAGAAGGGCTCGAATATCTGACCGAGGCGAAGAAGAAGACCGGTCTTTTAATTATCACCGAAATCATGGACCCCCGCGACATGCCGATGATGATGAAGCACGCCGACATCATTCAGATCGGGGCGCGGAACATGCAGAACTTTCGTCTGCTGGCGGAAGTCGGCTCTTACAACAAGCCGGTGATGCTCAAACGGGGTCTCTCCGCCACGATCAAAGAGTTTCTTCTCTCGGCCGAGTACATCATGGCCGCCGGAAATTCGCAGGTTATCCTCTGCGAGCGGGGGATTCGAACTTTCGAGACGGCGACGCGGAACACCCTCGATCTCTCCGCCGTCCCGGTGATCCGGGAGCTGTCGCATCTTCCGATCATCATCGATCCGAGCCATGCGGTCGGGAAGACCCATCTGGTCGCGCCGATGGCGAAGGCCGCGGTGGCGGCGGGGGCCGACGGGCTGATCATCGAAGTCCACTCCAATCCGGAGGAGGCCTACTGCGACGGGGAGCAGGCGATGCTGCCGAAGGATTTCAAAACCTTGATGGCGCAGCTGAGGCGGATCGCGGCGGCAGTAGATAGAGAATTATAAAAATAGTCGGGCTCAGGAGAGCCCTCCCACAATGAGGTTTGTGGGAGGGACCTTCCGGTCCCGATTTTTCCGGGAGTTCCATTGCTCTTCAAACAAATGACGATCATCGGCGTCGGCCTCATCGGCGGGTCGTTGGGGCTGATCTCGAAGCGGAAAAAACTGGTCGAGACGGTTGTCGGATACGGCAAGAAACGGGGAAGCCTTCAGAAGGCGACCGCGATGGGAGTGATCGATCGGTATGTCCTCACCCTCCCGAAGGCGGTCGAGGGGGCCGATCTGGTCGTCCTCGCCACGCCGGTCGGGACCTTTGAGCGGATCTGTCAGGCGATCGCCCCGCATCTGAAAGAAGGGGCGATCGTGACCGATGTCGGAAGCGTCAAAGGGGCCTGGGTCGC includes the following:
- the pheA gene encoding prephenate dehydratase — protein: MSETDPLVPLRRKIDEIDERILALLNDRARIVQDVGKIKKNQQADFYAPSREQAIYDRLTHLNPGPFPNEALKSVFREIISASLSLEGPIKVAYLGPRATFTHLATMQRFGFSATDIPVNSIKEVFDEVERGRADFGVVPIENSTEGVVNHTLDLFVDSPLKIFGEILQEVSHHLMSKTGQIGDLRRIYSHSHAIAQCKNFLETNLPRIQVTETSSTARAAELAQEDPTAGAIASELAAKLYNLVVIKRRIEDNINNFTRFLVVSQKGAPRSGRDKTSVMFSIKDRVGALYEMLRPFSAQQINLTKIESRPSKKKAWEYIFYIDMIGHVEDEMIRTAIEELRGQAVFLKVLGSYPMAEEMKNEKK
- a CDS encoding PAS domain S-box protein, translating into MEEGILFRLAFDQASVGMVVLAMDPLGQFIQVNPAFCRMTGYSREELLARDFQSITAPQDLEKNLKGIRSLLEQPIPSLQIEKRYIRKDGRPFWVRLNASLLRDDRARPTCIVVEVEDIETHKKTEEALRETDQTLRPLIQASPLAIVTIDLALNVKMWNPAAERLFGWRTEEILGRPLPIIPREKQEEFQLYVDRLAGDGPTFVNAPKRRVRKDGTVIDVRVSTALLRDADGKVNGIMGIFTDITEEKRLEAELRHAQKLEGIGQLAGGIAHEFNNLLTAIIGNIELALGETVSGSRLRATLSRVDQAAQRAAVLTQQLLTFSRRSRIDLKPLHLQVVAEEVVCLLGQTFDRRIRLRVESAEGVWPVFADAGQMNQILMNLCVNARDALLERLGETENPREPADWEPRIVIGIENAPCDEDFFRAHPEVKPGEYVCLSVSDNGIGIDDAIRHRIFEPFFTTKEVGRGTGLGLAAVYGIIRQHLGWIELQTVKSEGTVFKIYLPAGQNAQVLDPQAGRPKRVAGGDETILFIDDEVAIRQLAKTVLEQYGYRVLLAGDGVEAVGIFQREIDRVHLVVLDLMMPRRSGEEVFRELRALAPGVKILISSGHPPAGGDLSALGGPAAGFISKPYHPDDLARKVRALLDRSGGKGPSAH
- the hisC gene encoding histidinol-phosphate transaminase, producing the protein MIKVSPDIAGIIPYPPGKPMEELERELGIKGSIKLASNENPLGPSPKAVAAIRKGLEKIQRYPDGAGYYLREALAEKWKVEPSQVIIGNGSNEIIELLVRTFILPGDEAIMADPSFSLYPLVVTTGHGKPVQIPLKEGRHDLAQMAKAITPKTKLIFVCNPNNPTGTMVDKREVARFLLRVPKRILVIFDEAYAEYATDPDFPQTIDSLREGASVIFLRTFSKIYGLAGLRIGYGISRPEVIDYMNRVRQPFNTNLPAQQGALAALSDEAHVSKSLRINQEGKEFLCRQFDEMGLSYFRSETNFIYFNLNGSEPALGKKVFTALLHKGVIIRHLEGRHLRVTIGLPKENRRFIQSLKEVLSLK
- the aroF gene encoding 3-deoxy-7-phosphoheptulonate synthase, whose product is MIIVLKPSATEREIGHIVAKIKEAGLKSHISKGEERTIIGVVGDERALQSQPLLAFPGVEGVLPILAPYKLVSREFKKENTVLDVQGIQIGGKRLVMMAGPCSVEKQDLLSSIAQEVKEAGAVILRGGAFKPRTSPYAFQGLGEEGLEYLTEAKKKTGLLIITEIMDPRDMPMMMKHADIIQIGARNMQNFRLLAEVGSYNKPVMLKRGLSATIKEFLLSAEYIMAAGNSQVILCERGIRTFETATRNTLDLSAVPVIRELSHLPIIIDPSHAVGKTHLVAPMAKAAVAAGADGLIIEVHSNPEEAYCDGEQAMLPKDFKTLMAQLRRIAAAVDREL